From a single Sander vitreus isolate 19-12246 chromosome 2, sanVit1, whole genome shotgun sequence genomic region:
- the tmed1b gene encoding transmembrane emp24 domain-containing protein 1b gives MRRRWLNLDSPVFGNIFTMDLLRRKEGCGERLFVLAVVFGWCLGSVSCFGQNLDSEFTFLLQAGRSECFFQTAIKNGTMEVEYQVIAGAGMDVDFTIISPEGIRLIFESRRSDGVHVVEPTVEGDYEICFDNSFSRFSEKMVFFEIIIEGQGGDVGGDEEWPGIEEPDGSLLEYKLEDIRESMDSLHRRLERSRQMQTVLRAFEARDRNLLEDNLWRVSFWSCACVLVMLCVALTQVYTVRKLFDDKRRVCT, from the exons ATGCGAAGGAGATGGCTGAACTTAGATAGCCCTGTGTTTGGGAATATCTTCACCATGGATCTTCTCCGTAGGAAAGAGGGATGCGGAGAACGACTGTTTGTCCTTGCAGTAGTGTTTGGGTGGTGTTTAGGGTCTGTGAGCTGTTTCGGACAGAACCTAGACAGCGAGTTCACGTTTCTGCTACAAGCCGGAAGATCCGAGTGTTTCTTTCAAACAGCAATAAAGAATGGTACGATGGAGGTCGAATATCAg GTGATAGCGGGTGCTGGTATGGACGTAGACTTCACCATCATCTCTCCAGAAGGCATCCGGCTCATCTTTGAGTCTCGGCGCTCTGACGGAGTCCACGT GGTGGAGCCTACGGTGGAGGGAGACTATGAAATCTGCTTTGACAACAGCTTCAGTCGCTTCTCAGAGAAGATGGTGTTCTTCGAGATCATCATCGAGGGTCAAGGAGGAGATGTGGGTGGAGATGAAGAGTGGCCGGGAATAGAGGAGCCAGATGGAAGCCTCCTGGAGTACAAGCTGGAGGACATCCGG GAGTCCATGGACTCTCTGCACAGACGCTTGGAGCGCAGCCGTCAGATGCAGACAGTGTTGCGGGCTTTTGAGGCACGGGATCGAAACCTTCTGGAAGACAACCTGTGGAGGGTCTCATTCTGGTCCTGTGCCTGTGTACTGGTGATGCTGTGTGTGGCCCTTACCCAG GTTTACACTGTCCGTAAACTGTTCGACGATAAGCGGAGGGTCTGCACATAG